AATAACCAGACTCCGTTTCCGCCAAAGAGAGACCGAGCTCAGGCAACGCAAAACAGGGACGGTCCTGATAACTCCTGTCAATCTATACACCCCAGTTGAATAACCAGACTCCGTTTCCGCCAAAGAGAGACCGAGCTCAGGACCGTCCCTATTTAGCGTACTCCACGGCGCGGGTCTCGCGGATCACCGTGACGCGGATCTGGCCGGGGTAGGACAGTTCCCCTTCGATCTTCTTTGCGATGTCCCGCGCGAGGATCGTGGCAGCGTCGTCGCCGATCTTCTGGTTGTCGACGATGATGCGCACTTCGCGCCCCGCCTGGATGGCGTATGACTTCTCGACACCCGAGAACGATTTCGCGATACGCTCCAGGTCCTCGAGGCGCTTGAGGTAATTCGCCAGCATCTCCCGGCGCGCCCCGGGCCGCGCCCCGGAAAGTGCGTCAGCCGCCTGCACGAGGATCGGAAGGATGTCGTGCGGAGACTCGTCCTCGTGGTGCGCCGCTATGGCATGGATGACGCGGCTGGATTCGCCGTACTTCTTCGCGAGGTCCGCCCCTATGAGGGCGTGCGGCCCTTCAACCTCGTGGTCCACCGCCTTCCCGATGTCGTGCAACAGCCCAGCGCGCTTGGCGACTTTCGCGCTCAATCCCAGCTCGGAAGCGATCATCCCGCAGAGGAACGCCACTTCGAGCGAATGGGTATAAATGTTCTGCCCGTAGGACGTCCGGTATTTCAGTTTGCCGATCAGTTTGACCATTTCGGGATGGATCCCGTGAAGTCCGAGATCGAACAGGGCCTGCTCTCCCGCCTCGCGTACGAGATCGTCGACCTCCTTGGTCACCCGCTCGACCGTCTCCTCTATCCGCGCAGGGTGGATGCGGCCGTCCTGGACGAGGCGCGTCAAGGCGATTCGCGCCACCTCCCTGCGCACCGGGTTGAAGCCGGACAGGATCACGGCCTCGGGCGTGTCGTCGATGATGATGTCGATTCCCGTCGCCGCCTCGAACGCGCGGATGTTGCGTCCTTCCCTCCCGATGATCCTTCCCTTCATCTCCTCGGAGGGCAGAGGCACCGCGGTCACCACGTGCTCCGCCACGTAGTCCGCAGCGTACCGCTGCACGGAGAGGGAGATCATCTTTCTCGCCTTCTGGGCGGCCTCCTCCTTGAATTCCTCGTCCATGGCGCGGATCTTCTTGCCGGCCTCGAGGCGCGCCTCCTCCGTCACCATATCTACCAGCTCGGCCTTCGCCTGATCGGCGGAAATTCCCGCAATCCGCTCCAGGTCCTCCCTCGCCTTACGTAGATCTTCCTGCAACGCCGCCTGCTTCGCATCGAGGCTCCTGGAAAAATCCGAGAGCTCCTTTTCCTTCCTGCCGAACTCCTGGGAACGGGTTTCCAGCGCTTCCGTCTTCCTGTCGAGAATGTCTTCCTTCTGCAGGAGCCGCTTCTCCAGCTGGCCGATCTCGTTCTTCCGGTCCCTCGTTTCCCGCTCGAAGTCCAGCTTGACCTGGAGCTGGTAGTCCTTTGCCTGAAGCGACGATTCCTTGAGGATGTTCTCCGCTTCCTTTTTCGCGCTCTGAAGAATTTCGTCGGCCTTCGCCGCGCCGGCCCGCGCCTCCTCTTCGGCCGAGCGTTTTTTCAGCAACAGGAACACCACGTACAGCCCGAGCGCCGCCGCGATGACGGCCAGCGCCGCAATGACCGCAAGATTGGTATTCAAAATGAGCCTCCCGGGTACCGCATCTATTTTATTTGACCGCCGGCGCCATCCCTTTCAACGCGGATCACGCCGTCTTCCGTTACGACCGCATCCACCGGTACATCCCAAGGATCCACCGGGACCTCCGGCACCACCTGCCGGGAAAACGCCAGGCCGACCGTTACCGCGCTCCCGGCAAGCCCCGACAGGAACCGATCGTAATATCCGTAACCCTTGCCCAGGCGCCTTCCCATGGGATCGAACGCGACCCCGGGGACGACCACCAGGTCGAGCCCGTTCCGTATGCCTGACATTCCCTTTGTAACGCGCGGCTCCAGAAGCCCATATTTCCCACGGACCCAGCCGCCGCTGCCGCCGTCCGGATAGAACAGGAGCGTCCCGTCTTCCATGACCTTGGGATAATAAAGCAGCGCTCCCCCTTCGAGATAGCGCGCGCGGATCACCTCTGTTCCCACTTCTCCGGCGACGGCCATGTAAAGGGCCGCTTTTCCTCCCGGCCCGGGAGGAAACGCCGAAAGAAAATGCAGTTGCGCCGCCCGGCTTTTTTCGGCCTGCTCCTCGCCGCCCGTCTTTTCGCGGCTGCGCTTGCGCGCATTGCGGCGAAGCTGCGCTTTCCGCTCTGACATCAACATCAACTACCTGCCGGAATTGGGGAATGCGGGGTGGACAGGATCCACGAATAAGCCTTTGCGACGGTACGGAAATATCCCGTACCGCTACGGAGGAACCGTTATGGCAAACCAGGCCGGACCTTATTCGTGGTAGAACTTCATGAATCCCTTTAACCTGCCGCCCCAATCTATATAAACGCGGTCTCCCGCGGGTGTAACAGTATAAAAACCCCTGCTCTGTGCCGTGTCGACGATAGAGTCGAACCTGGCTCTCACCAGGTGGGATCCCTGGTTATGGCGGCTTCAGGCTTCCCCCGTGGGGGCATGCTCACCGCCGCCAGGAAGGGACCCCGTTCTACATGTGTTGGCTCAAACTCTCCCGCCAATCACGCGCACGGCAGGGGTAATACCGCCCTTCCGTTCCCTCACTTCAGCGCGCTGTCCAGCGCGTCCAGCAGGTCCCGGCTCTTCTGCTCCAGAAGCTTCTTCTCTTCGTCCTGCTTCCCGCGAAGCTCCAGGACCTCATCCGCCAATTTCATCGCCGCCAGCATGACGACGTTCAGGTAATTCGTCGTCACGCCCGACTTCTGAACCTCGCGAACCCGTTCGTTCAGGAGTTCGCTCAGCCTCGCCATGTGGTCCGCCGACCGGTCGGTCTTAACGGTCAGCGTGTACCCGGCGATGTTCACGTCATACCGGTCACTCATCCCTTCCACTACCCATTATACATTCGACGGGTTACAACTCAATGTTTTCCAGGCGCGAGAGGACTTTCTCAACCCGCTCGCGGATCTCGTTCCGCTCATTGGTCAATTCGGCGACCTTGCGGGCGAGGTCTTTGGCCTCGGCCTTCTTTTGCTCGAGCTGGGCGGACAACTCGGCATTCTGCCCCTTTAGCGCAGACACCAGCCCGACGAGATCGCTGATCTTTTTTTCTATAAGGACGAACGATTCATCCGCCATTTTCCCGGTTCTCCCCTCGATGTGCTCGATGTTCATGATCGGACAGCTTAAATTAACCCGTCCCGGCCGCAGGGTCAATCGTGAACAGGATCGGATGAGCCGTCCCGAACCATTCCCGTGAATTTCAGCGGTTGGGTTCCCTCTCTTCTATCTGAAGGACGCTGTAGGCGATCGCCGCGCAATGCGAAGCGATGACCTTCCATGCCGAAAGGATATCGAGGTGGGCGGCGCTGGACTCGAGCGATTCCGGCGTCCCCTTCCTCAGCCTGCGGATGTGGGCGAGCCGAAGATCCCGTTCCATGCGTCCCACCGTATCCTTGCGCGCGATGACGATTTCGGCAGCCTTCCGGTCCCGCGTGACGAACGCCGAGACCGCCTCGCGGTACATCGCCTCCACCTCCGACAGAAAGGACTCCAGCTCCTTCGCCCCCTCCTCCGAAAATCGCTGCTCCCTCTCCGCCATCCGGCGCACATGGTCTCCCAGCGTCTTGTCGATGAAGTCGCCGATGTTCTCAAGGTCGGATGCTATGGCGATATATGCCACCGCGCGGTTCGTCTGTTCCGAATCGAGGGAGCCTTCCCCAAGCGCCGACAGGAACACCTTGATCTCGCGCGTCAGCTCGTCCACGTCGTCATCCATCCGCCGGATGCGCTCGGCCAGCGCTTCTCCATCCGCACCGCGGATAGCCTGCAGCGCCGCGCCGTGCATTTCCTGTATCATGTCCGCGATCCGCATGATCTCACGGGCCACCTGGCCGAGGGCGGCCCCGGCTATCGGAAGGTGCTCCCGGTCAAGGTACATCGGCTTTCCCCGGGGAGCCGCCTCCTTCTTTTCCGGAATGATCCCGGAGAGCCACGAGGCGATTTTCGGCGCCAGCGGGAAAAAGAGAACTGCGAGCGTAAGGTTGAACAGCGTGTGCGCGTTCGCGACGATCCGGGAGGGATCGGGGGATACGGAGGCGAGCATATCCCGGACGTACGGGAAAAACGGCAGGAACAGGAGCGCTCCCGCGGTCTTCATCGCCACGTGCCCCCAGGCTATCCTCTTCCCCTCGGCGGCCAGCCCGGAGGCGGCGACGAACGCAACCGACGATCCGCCGACGTTCGCTCCAAGCACCAGCGGAAGGACCGCGGACACGGGGAGAACCCCTTCCTGGACGAAAGCGATCAGCAGGATCATCACCGCGGTGCCGCTCTGGAACAGCGCGCTCAGGGCCACTCCCCATGCAAAGGCAACAAGGGGAGCTCCGCCCAGGTCCGTCATCAGGGAACGGAGGCTGGCCACCTGGCCTACCTCGCCTGCCGCGCCCGCAAGAAATCGGAGCGAAAGGAGGATGAACCCGATTCCGAGCAGGCCCTGGCCTGCGGCATGGATCCTGGTCTTTCTTCCCCAAAGGTACAAAAGGACGCCTGCGGAAAGGATCGGAAAGGCGTAACGGTAGATCCGGAACGAGAGCACCTGGACGATCAGGGTGCTTCCGAGATCGGCTCCGAGCACGACGGAAAGCGACTGGACAAGCGGCAGCGGAGCGATTTCCGCAAATGATACGAGGAGCGTGACGACCGCGCCGGAGCTCTGGAGAAGCGCCGTTCCGGCGACCCCCGCCCCGAACCCTCCCAGCCGGCTCCTGCCCGGGGCGCCCCACCAGCTTTTGAGACGCGCCCCGAAGGAAAGCTCGAAGCCCTGGCCGGTGATCCTCACTCCGTACAGGAGGAGGAACGCCCCTCCGATCACCTGGAGAAAAAGGGTGTCGATCATATGGATTAAATGCTCAGAAAAGCGCTTCGGCGAACGCCGAAGCATCGAAGGGGCGCAGGTCCTCGACGGACTCGCCGACGCCGATGAACCGGATCGGGGCGCCGATTTCCCGGGTGACCGAGAGCACTACGCCGCCCTTCGCCGTGCCGTCCAGCTTCGTAAGGACAAGCCCCGTCACGCCGGTGAACTCCTGGAAGGTCTTCGCCTGCGCGATGGCGTTGCGCCCGTTCGTGGCGTCGAGCACGAGCAGCACTTCGTGCGGCGCCCCCGGCATTTCCCTTCCGATCACGCGGACCGCTTTCCGCATCTCCTCCATGAGAGAGGACTTCGTGTGGAGCCGCCCGGCGGTGTCGATGAGGACCGCGTGGGCGCCCCTTGCCTTTCCGGCGCGCACGGCGTCGAACGCGACCGCCGAGGAGTCGGAGCCTTCCTTGTGCTGGACGAACTCGGCCCCGACCCGGTCCGCCCAGATCTTCAGCTGCCCTATGGCCGCCGCGCGGAAGGTGTCGCCCGCGGCCAGAAGAACCGGATGCCCCTCTTCCTTCAGCCAGTGGGCGACCTTGCCGATCGTGGTCGTCTTTCCGACGCCGTTCACGCCG
The genomic region above belongs to Deltaproteobacteria bacterium and contains:
- the rny gene encoding ribonuclease Y, which produces MNTNLAVIAALAVIAAALGLYVVFLLLKKRSAEEEARAGAAKADEILQSAKKEAENILKESSLQAKDYQLQVKLDFERETRDRKNEIGQLEKRLLQKEDILDRKTEALETRSQEFGRKEKELSDFSRSLDAKQAALQEDLRKAREDLERIAGISADQAKAELVDMVTEEARLEAGKKIRAMDEEFKEEAAQKARKMISLSVQRYAADYVAEHVVTAVPLPSEEMKGRIIGREGRNIRAFEAATGIDIIIDDTPEAVILSGFNPVRREVARIALTRLVQDGRIHPARIEETVERVTKEVDDLVREAGEQALFDLGLHGIHPEMVKLIGKLKYRTSYGQNIYTHSLEVAFLCGMIASELGLSAKVAKRAGLLHDIGKAVDHEVEGPHALIGADLAKKYGESSRVIHAIAAHHEDESPHDILPILVQAADALSGARPGARREMLANYLKRLEDLERIAKSFSGVEKSYAIQAGREVRIIVDNQKIGDDAATILARDIAKKIEGELSYPGQIRVTVIRETRAVEYAK
- a CDS encoding 5-formyltetrahydrofolate cyclo-ligase — protein: MSERKAQLRRNARKRSREKTGGEEQAEKSRAAQLHFLSAFPPGPGGKAALYMAVAGEVGTEVIRARYLEGGALLYYPKVMEDGTLLFYPDGGSGGWVRGKYGLLEPRVTKGMSGIRNGLDLVVVPGVAFDPMGRRLGKGYGYYDRFLSGLAGSAVTVGLAFSRQVVPEVPVDPWDVPVDAVVTEDGVIRVERDGAGGQIK
- a CDS encoding cell division protein ZapA, with the translated sequence MSDRYDVNIAGYTLTVKTDRSADHMARLSELLNERVREVQKSGVTTNYLNVVMLAAMKLADEVLELRGKQDEEKKLLEQKSRDLLDALDSALK
- the zapB gene encoding cell division protein ZapB is translated as MNIEHIEGRTGKMADESFVLIEKKISDLVGLVSALKGQNAELSAQLEQKKAEAKDLARKVAELTNERNEIRERVEKVLSRLENIEL
- a CDS encoding Na/Pi cotransporter family protein yields the protein MIDTLFLQVIGGAFLLLYGVRITGQGFELSFGARLKSWWGAPGRSRLGGFGAGVAGTALLQSSGAVVTLLVSFAEIAPLPLVQSLSVVLGADLGSTLIVQVLSFRIYRYAFPILSAGVLLYLWGRKTRIHAAGQGLLGIGFILLSLRFLAGAAGEVGQVASLRSLMTDLGGAPLVAFAWGVALSALFQSGTAVMILLIAFVQEGVLPVSAVLPLVLGANVGGSSVAFVAASGLAAEGKRIAWGHVAMKTAGALLFLPFFPYVRDMLASVSPDPSRIVANAHTLFNLTLAVLFFPLAPKIASWLSGIIPEKKEAAPRGKPMYLDREHLPIAGAALGQVAREIMRIADMIQEMHGAALQAIRGADGEALAERIRRMDDDVDELTREIKVFLSALGEGSLDSEQTNRAVAYIAIASDLENIGDFIDKTLGDHVRRMAEREQRFSEEGAKELESFLSEVEAMYREAVSAFVTRDRKAAEIVIARKDTVGRMERDLRLAHIRRLRKGTPESLESSAAHLDILSAWKVIASHCAAIAYSVLQIEEREPNR
- the ftsY gene encoding signal recognition particle-docking protein FtsY, with product MAKSNDSFFSRLKAGLSKTRELLFMNVEAVARGIGPVDENVLADLEEALILADAGAPLAHEYSEALRAKWRRGELPDTDALRSALRGMIAETLAPRMVPLKVVPPYPFVVLVVGVNGVGKTTTIGKVAHWLKEEGHPVLLAAGDTFRAAAIGQLKIWADRVGAEFVQHKEGSDSSAVAFDAVRAGKARGAHAVLIDTAGRLHTKSSLMEEMRKAVRVIGREMPGAPHEVLLVLDATNGRNAIAQAKTFQEFTGVTGLVLTKLDGTAKGGVVLSVTREIGAPIRFIGVGESVEDLRPFDASAFAEALF